The DNA region TCCGCGCCCGCCCCGAGCGGCGCCTCGTCCCAACCCGAGCTGGGCACCACCACGCCGTCGACGGCGATGGCGACGCCCTCGTCGGGCAGGTCCAGGACGGTGACGAGTGTGCGGACGGTCGCGCCGTCGGCCAGCGTGCGGTCCTCGCCGTTCACGGTGACGATCATGGGCCCTCCTGCTTCACATCTGCGGTGTATCCCCACCGTAGTCGGACCG from Dietzia sp. B32 includes:
- the thiS gene encoding sulfur carrier protein ThiS — its product is MIVTVNGEDRTLADGATVRTLVTVLDLPDEGVAIAVDGVVVPSSGWDEAPLGAGAEVDVLTAVQGG